In a genomic window of Microterricola viridarii:
- a CDS encoding gluconokinase produces the protein MSDHPVHGNTVPANVPPLIVMGVSGSGKSTIGTALAAALGIEFIDGDDLHPRANKAKMAAGHPLNDEDRAPWLEIIAERIGAELADGRPIVVACSSLKRKYRDQLTAYAPSTVFVHLDGARGIISERQSHRVHEYMPNTLLDSQFSTLEPLQDDERKVIVDLTMKPDAIVSFVLDRLSVIDAATP, from the coding sequence GTGTCTGATCACCCTGTGCATGGCAACACCGTGCCCGCAAACGTTCCCCCGCTCATCGTGATGGGTGTGTCGGGCTCGGGTAAGTCGACCATCGGAACCGCCCTCGCCGCCGCGCTGGGCATTGAGTTCATCGATGGCGACGACCTGCACCCCCGCGCCAACAAGGCCAAGATGGCTGCCGGCCACCCGTTGAACGACGAAGACCGCGCGCCCTGGCTGGAGATCATCGCCGAGCGCATCGGCGCCGAGCTGGCCGATGGCCGCCCCATCGTCGTCGCCTGCTCCTCGCTCAAGCGCAAATACCGCGACCAGCTGACCGCCTACGCGCCCAGCACGGTCTTCGTGCACCTGGACGGCGCACGCGGGATCATCTCCGAGCGCCAGAGCCACCGCGTGCACGAGTACATGCCGAACACGCTGCTCGACTCGCAGTTCAGCACGCTCGAACCGTTGCAGGACGACGAGCGCAAAGTGATCGTTGACCTCACAATGAAGCCGGACGCCATCGTGAGCTTTGTGCTCGACCGGCTCTCCGTCATCGACGCGGCCACCCCGTAA
- a CDS encoding GntP family permease, whose amino-acid sequence MTDLELNWTLGTPGLLLVAAGAIALLLVLIMKFRIHAFVALIVVSVVTAVATGIPAAGLVPTLMSGFSSTLGSVALLVGLGAMLGRMLEVSGGAEVLTNALIKTFGEKRAPLALSIASLMFGFPIFFDAGLVVMLPIIFTVARRLGGSLLLYAFPAAAAFSVMHIFVPPHPGPVAATGLLGADVGLVLIFGLLVAIPTWYLAGYLFGGFLGRRFNIPVPTILDAPSDSIENKFRSAPKLGTIVFLLLLPLGLIFLNTGLNMLATAGVVSLEDTWVQILRAFGEVPIALLITVLMAMWLLGWRQQKERSLVETVVDSALGPICSIILITGAGGMFGGVLRASGIGNAIADSLDAIGLPVIVAGFVIAAVVRIAQGSATVALTTAAALIQPVVLGNPEFNAVQTVAIVLSLAAGSVFAGHVNDSGFWLVSKFFGMDTKTTLKTWTVGQALIGACGFILSLAIYLIASTF is encoded by the coding sequence ATGACTGACCTCGAGCTCAACTGGACGCTTGGTACGCCAGGCCTCCTGCTCGTCGCAGCCGGCGCAATCGCGCTGCTGCTCGTATTGATCATGAAGTTCCGCATTCACGCCTTCGTGGCGCTGATCGTGGTCAGCGTGGTGACCGCGGTTGCTACGGGCATCCCCGCCGCCGGGCTGGTTCCGACGCTCATGAGCGGCTTCAGCTCCACCCTCGGCAGCGTCGCGCTGCTCGTGGGTCTGGGCGCGATGCTCGGCCGCATGCTCGAGGTCAGCGGTGGAGCAGAGGTGCTCACCAACGCCCTGATCAAGACGTTCGGCGAGAAACGCGCACCGCTCGCGCTCTCGATCGCCTCGCTGATGTTCGGCTTCCCGATCTTCTTCGACGCCGGCCTCGTCGTGATGCTGCCGATCATCTTCACGGTGGCGCGTCGCCTCGGCGGCTCGCTGCTCCTGTACGCGTTCCCCGCCGCAGCGGCCTTCTCGGTCATGCACATCTTCGTGCCGCCGCACCCGGGCCCCGTTGCCGCCACCGGCCTGCTCGGTGCCGACGTCGGACTCGTGCTGATCTTCGGCCTCCTCGTCGCCATCCCGACCTGGTACCTCGCCGGCTACCTCTTCGGTGGATTCCTCGGCCGTCGCTTCAACATCCCCGTGCCGACCATCCTGGACGCCCCGTCGGACTCGATCGAGAACAAGTTCCGTTCGGCCCCGAAGCTCGGCACCATCGTCTTCCTGCTGCTGCTGCCGCTCGGCCTGATCTTCCTCAACACGGGCCTGAACATGCTGGCAACGGCCGGCGTCGTCTCGCTCGAGGACACCTGGGTCCAGATCCTGCGCGCATTCGGCGAGGTGCCGATCGCCCTGCTGATCACCGTGCTGATGGCCATGTGGCTGCTCGGATGGCGCCAGCAGAAGGAGCGCTCGCTCGTTGAGACCGTCGTCGACAGCGCGCTCGGCCCGATCTGTTCCATCATCCTCATCACCGGTGCCGGTGGAATGTTCGGTGGCGTCCTGCGCGCCAGCGGAATCGGCAACGCCATTGCCGACTCGCTCGACGCGATCGGCCTGCCGGTCATCGTCGCCGGCTTCGTCATCGCCGCCGTCGTGCGCATCGCCCAGGGCTCGGCCACCGTCGCCCTCACCACCGCCGCCGCGCTCATCCAGCCGGTCGTGCTCGGCAACCCCGAGTTCAACGCGGTGCAGACCGTTGCCATCGTGCTCAGCCTCGCGGCTGGTTCGGTGTTCGCCGGCCACGTCAACGACTCCGGCTTCTGGCTGGTGAGCAAGTTCTTCGGCATGGACACCAAGACCACGCTGAAGACCTGGACCGTCGGCCAGGCCCTGATCGGTGCCTGCGGCTTCATCCTCTCGCTCGCCATCTACTTGATTGCCAGCACCTTTTAG
- the gndA gene encoding NADP-dependent phosphogluconate dehydrogenase: MSNSQANIGVIGMAVMGSNLARNLASREGNTVAIYNRSAEKTRAVAAEFPDAGFVATETIEDFAASLQKPRTAIIMVQAGRATDAVINQLVEAFEPGDIIVDGGNALFTDTIRREKAVRETGINFVGAGISGGEEGALLGPSIMPGGSAEAWETLGPILTSIAAVVDGRACVTHVGTDGAGHFVKMIHNGIEYADMQLIAEAYDLIRRGTGKSPAEIAEIFAEWNKGELESYLIEITAEVLRQTDAATGKPLVDVIVDQAGAKGTGAWTVQTALDLGIPVSGIAEAVFARSLSSKPAQRAAASALPGPDGDFAVADVDAFVEDVRLALYASKIIAYSQGFDAIVAGAEEYNWDIKKGDIAAIWRGGCIIRAQFLNRITDAYAENPGLVALVTAPYFTDAVAGAQSAWRRVVIAAAQAGIPSPAFSSSLAYYDGLRADRLPAALVQGQRDFFGAHTYKRVDREGTFHTLWSGDRSEIQAVDAH, from the coding sequence GTGTCGAATTCTCAGGCAAACATCGGCGTGATCGGAATGGCGGTGATGGGTTCGAACCTCGCTCGCAACCTCGCCAGCCGTGAAGGCAACACCGTCGCGATCTACAACCGCTCCGCCGAGAAGACGCGCGCCGTTGCGGCCGAGTTCCCGGATGCCGGCTTCGTGGCGACCGAGACCATCGAGGACTTCGCCGCCTCGCTGCAGAAGCCGCGCACCGCGATCATCATGGTGCAGGCCGGCCGCGCCACCGACGCCGTGATCAACCAGCTCGTCGAGGCCTTCGAGCCGGGCGACATCATCGTCGACGGCGGCAACGCCCTCTTCACCGACACCATCCGCCGCGAGAAGGCCGTGCGCGAGACCGGCATCAACTTCGTCGGCGCCGGCATTTCCGGCGGCGAGGAGGGCGCGCTCCTCGGCCCGTCGATCATGCCCGGCGGCTCCGCCGAGGCGTGGGAGACGCTGGGCCCGATCCTCACCTCGATCGCTGCGGTCGTCGACGGGCGCGCCTGCGTGACCCACGTCGGCACCGATGGCGCCGGCCACTTCGTCAAGATGATCCACAACGGCATCGAGTATGCCGACATGCAGCTCATCGCCGAGGCCTACGACCTCATCCGCCGCGGCACAGGCAAGAGCCCGGCCGAGATCGCCGAGATCTTCGCCGAGTGGAACAAGGGTGAGCTCGAGAGCTACCTCATCGAGATCACCGCCGAGGTGCTCCGCCAGACGGATGCCGCCACCGGCAAGCCGCTCGTCGACGTGATCGTCGACCAGGCCGGCGCCAAGGGAACCGGCGCCTGGACGGTGCAGACCGCCCTCGACCTCGGCATCCCCGTCTCCGGCATCGCCGAGGCCGTGTTCGCCCGCTCTCTGTCCTCGAAGCCGGCACAGCGCGCCGCCGCATCCGCCCTGCCGGGCCCGGATGGCGACTTCGCCGTCGCCGACGTCGATGCCTTCGTCGAGGACGTGCGCCTGGCCCTCTACGCCTCGAAGATCATCGCCTACTCGCAGGGCTTCGACGCCATCGTCGCCGGCGCGGAGGAGTACAACTGGGACATCAAGAAGGGCGACATCGCGGCCATCTGGCGCGGCGGCTGCATCATCCGCGCCCAGTTCCTCAACCGCATCACCGACGCGTACGCCGAGAACCCGGGCCTGGTCGCCCTGGTCACCGCGCCGTACTTCACCGACGCCGTCGCGGGCGCCCAGTCGGCATGGCGCCGCGTCGTGATCGCCGCCGCCCAGGCCGGCATCCCCTCCCCCGCGTTCTCGTCGTCGCTGGCGTACTACGACGGCCTGCGCGCCGACCGCCTGCCGGCCGCGCTCGTGCAGGGCCAGCGCGACTTCTTCGGTGCGCACACCTACAAGCGCGTCGACCGCGAGGGCACCTTCCACACGCTCTGGTCCGGCGACCGCAGCGAGATCCAGGCAGTCGACGCTCACTAG
- a CDS encoding glycosyltransferase family 2 protein has product MFIGIVILLLTGVSTVFWIVIGMLRFVGERLGTHSLAVRPKIRRRGAEEIDSIGLSDVAILLAAHNESAVIARTIRQAAMHLPLAQIHIVSDGSSDDTVAIARAEGAQVLDLNPNRGKAGALVAALEHFEIVEKFKVMVLLDADTHLAPDYLVTGLRLFRDPEVVAVAGRVRTLASPAPPTRLGRVLVSYRERLYVVLQLFLKYGQAAKRANAIFIVPGFASMYRTRVLPNIDIDPPGLVIEDFNMTFEVHAQRLGRIAFHPRAAVAYTQDPGTIHDYLNQTRRWSLGFWQTVRKHHFRPHVFWVAVGFYIVDITTSAFVYLALLVLLGTTILAQLITTPDAATVLSVDNAMWPGLDLWGTAAAWSDELLSFVTPGEVLLVIVLPDYALTLFAALVLGRPKMLFVGVFFPLVRTADAWICLSTLRASRAVGGDGRWVSPARRLDLVSGDTTV; this is encoded by the coding sequence GTGTTCATTGGAATCGTCATACTCCTGCTCACGGGCGTCAGCACGGTCTTCTGGATCGTCATCGGCATGCTCCGCTTTGTGGGCGAGCGACTGGGAACCCATTCCCTGGCGGTCCGACCGAAGATTCGACGGCGGGGCGCCGAGGAAATCGACTCCATCGGGCTGTCCGACGTTGCGATCCTGCTCGCCGCGCACAACGAGTCCGCCGTGATAGCGCGCACCATCAGACAGGCGGCCATGCATCTGCCGCTGGCGCAGATCCACATCGTGTCCGACGGTTCCAGCGATGACACGGTCGCGATCGCGCGCGCTGAGGGCGCGCAGGTGCTCGACCTGAACCCCAACCGCGGCAAGGCCGGTGCCCTGGTCGCGGCGCTCGAGCACTTCGAGATCGTCGAGAAATTCAAGGTGATGGTGCTGCTGGATGCCGACACCCATCTGGCGCCCGACTACCTGGTCACCGGGCTCCGGCTGTTCAGGGATCCAGAGGTCGTGGCCGTGGCCGGCCGGGTGCGCACACTGGCAAGCCCGGCGCCGCCCACGCGGCTCGGCCGCGTGTTGGTGAGTTACCGGGAGCGTCTCTACGTGGTGCTCCAGCTGTTCCTCAAATACGGGCAAGCGGCCAAGCGGGCCAACGCGATCTTCATCGTGCCCGGCTTCGCGAGCATGTACCGCACCCGTGTGCTGCCGAACATCGACATCGATCCTCCGGGCCTGGTGATTGAGGACTTCAACATGACGTTCGAGGTGCACGCCCAGCGGCTCGGCCGGATCGCGTTCCACCCGCGGGCCGCCGTCGCGTACACACAGGACCCGGGCACCATCCACGACTACCTGAACCAGACGAGGCGCTGGAGCCTCGGGTTCTGGCAGACGGTGCGCAAGCACCACTTCCGGCCGCACGTCTTCTGGGTTGCGGTCGGCTTCTACATCGTCGACATCACGACGAGCGCGTTCGTGTACCTCGCGCTGCTCGTGCTGCTCGGAACGACGATCCTGGCGCAGCTCATCACGACGCCGGATGCCGCGACCGTGCTGAGCGTCGACAACGCGATGTGGCCAGGGCTGGACCTGTGGGGCACTGCTGCCGCCTGGTCGGACGAGCTCCTGTCCTTCGTCACCCCGGGCGAGGTCCTGCTCGTGATCGTGCTGCCGGACTACGCGCTCACGCTGTTCGCCGCGCTCGTCCTCGGGCGTCCGAAGATGCTGTTCGTCGGCGTGTTCTTCCCCCTCGTGCGCACGGCCGACGCGTGGATCTGCCTGAGCACCCTGCGGGCATCGCGCGCCGTCGGCGGCGATGGGCGCTGGGTCAGTCCCGCACGCCGCCTGGACCTGGTCTCCGGCGACACGACGGTCTAG